A region from the Diadema setosum chromosome 17, eeDiaSeto1, whole genome shotgun sequence genome encodes:
- the LOC140240430 gene encoding uncharacterized protein produces the protein MDGTGRVEYCPVNTSEEDCNTTTSASGANTTLTGLQSFTWYRLTLNFTNCSGTFTTQPLLASTAPLSPFEYGIRLEYDWQTETLEVLKSLENLTVPNDICFKPFKILDPIDCSRPKEDQCVSAGSTLHKVVPLKSGFVGVVSYGREICSAPSFIRVKDQHSSAPHVNLLTVMGGTVGGTVVILFLVFGVIILARLCSRKKATRQDETSATYQRSDAPDQRGDARTVDEEGLIYVSVSHEETRSNQQATPIRTEDQIVYSSVRTGDNGIHVDENNLVYFSVAHQHRPDSSDVHELVQPEETTIYSNVNGKKTPVSATDAHEDDVRKTDVVAELYATPFKECKA, from the exons ATGGATGGCACTGGCAGAGTAGAATACTGCCCTGTTAATACGTCAGAGGAGGACTGCAACACCACCACCAGTGCATCAGGTGCAAATACCACCTTGACTGGACTCCAGTCGTTCACCTGGTATCGACTGACTCTTAACTTTACAAATTGCTCTGGGACTTTCACCACCCAACCCCTGCTGGCATCGACAGCTC CCTTGTCACCCTTCGAATATG GCATCAGACTTGAGTACGACTGGCAGACAGAGACGTTGGAAGTATTAAAATCTTTGGAGAACCTCACCGTGCCCAATGACATCTGCTTTAAGCCTTTCAAGATATTAGATCCCATAGACTGTTCAAGACCTAAGGAGGACCAATGCGTTTCGGCTGGCTCCACTCTGCACAAAGTGGTTCCCCTGAAGAGTGGGTTTGTGGGCGTCGTCAGCTACGGCCGGGAAATTTGCAGCGCCCCATCTTTCATACGAG TTAAGGATCAACACTCTTCAGCCCCACACGTGAACCTACTGACGGTGATGGGTGGGACAGTGGGAGGAACTGTTGTGATTCTCTTTTTGGTATTTGGTGTCATTATACTGGCCAGGCTGTGCAGTAGAAAGAAAG CTACTAGACAGGATGAAACCTCTGCAACTTACCAAAGATCTGATGCCCCGGATCAACGTGGCGACGCAAGAACG GTTGACGAGGAAGGTTTGATATACGTCTCAGTATCACACGAAGAAACTCGCTCTAACCAGCAAGCGACGCCCATCCGAACCGAAGATCAAATCGTCTATTCCTCAGTCAGAACTGGAGACAATGGAATCCAC GTCGATGAGAACAATTTGGTCTACTTCAGTGTGGCACATCAACATCGCCCGGACTCGTCCGACGTCCACGAACTCGTCCAACCGGAAGAGACAACGATCTACTCCAACGTCAACGGCAAGAAGACTCCGGTGTCGGCTACGGACGCTCATGAGGACGATGTGCGTAAAACCGATGTCGTCGCTGAACTCTATGCCACCCCTTTCAAAGAATGCAAAGCCTAG
- the LOC140240438 gene encoding uncharacterized protein, giving the protein MDGTGRVEYCRDNTSEEDCNTTTSASGANITLTGLQSFTWYRLTLNFTNCSGTFSTQPVLASTAPLSPFEYGIRLEYDLQKKTLKVLKSSENPTVPNEICFKPFETLDLRDCSRPEEDQCVSVGSTLHKVIPLKSGFVGVVSYGRQTCSVPSFKRVKDPNSSVFLLTVTGATIGVTVVILVLVFGVMILARLCSRKKGAKQDETSATYQRADGPDQRGDARTVDEDGLIYVSVSHEETRSNQQATPIQTEDQTVYSSVRTEGNRIRVDENNLVYFSVAHSHRPDSSDVHELDVQPEETTIYSNVNGKKTPMSAMEAHEDDVRKTDVVAELYATPFKENKA; this is encoded by the exons ATGGATGGCACTGGCAGAGTAGAATACTGCCGGGATAATACGTCAGAGGAGGACTGCAACACCACCACCAGTGCGTCAGGTGCAAATATCACTTTGACTGGACTCCAGTCATTCACCTGGTATCGACTGACTCTTAACTTTACAAACTGCTCTGGGACTTTCAGCACTCAACCCGTGCTGGCATCGACAGCTC CCCTGTCACCCTTCGAATATG GCATCAGACTTGAGTACGACTTGCAGAAAAAGACGTTGAAAGTATTAAAATCTTCGGAGAACCCCACCGTGCCAAACGAGATCTGCTTTAAGCCTTTCGAGACCTTAGATCTCAGAGACTGTTCAAGACCTGAGGAGGACCAATGCGTTTCGGTTGGCTCTACTCTGCATAAAGTGATTCCCCTGAAGAGTGGATTTGTAGGTGTCGTGAGCTACGGTCGGCAAACTTGCAGCGTCCCGTCTTTCAAACGAG TTAAGGATCCAAACTCTTCAGTTTTCCTATTGACGGTGACGGGTGCGACAATCGGAGTAACTGTTGTGATTCTCGTTTTGGTGTTTGGTGTCATGATACTGGCCAGGCTGTGCAGTAGAAAGAAAG GTGCTAAACAGGATGAAACCTCTGCAACTTACCAAAGAGCTGATGGCCCGGATCAACGTGGCGACGCAAGAACG GTTGACGAGGATGGTTTGATATACGTCTCAGTATCACACGAAGAAACTCGCTCTAACCAGCAGGCCACACCCATCCAAACTGAAGATCAAACCGTCTACTCCTCAGTCAGAACTGAAGGCAATAGAATCCGC GTCGATGAGAACAATTTGGTCTACTTCAGTGTGGCACATTCACATCGCCCGGACTCGTCCGACGTCCACGAACTCGACGTCCAACCGGAAGAGACAACGATCTACTCCAACGTCAACGGCAAGAAGACTCCGATGTCGGCCATGGAGGCTCATGAGGACGATGTGCGTAAAACCGATGTCGTCGCCGAACTCTATGCCACCCCTTTCAAGGAAAACAAAGCCTAG
- the LOC140240601 gene encoding cell adhesion molecule 4-like has protein sequence MSGPALFRIRDLARWLPDTHELTGTNNLQVNQTQNISCISAGSYPAPTFRWYIDTREVTADAVTLQPETDGQGGRGEVVNATSILTYRPSRGDHRRTLVCSLSLRVSPSNLTVLNSSVILDIQYPAIIFRPKASTNWTGESCTASLSCSSDANPPVNHFRWVKVGAERISNSSRTLHVIHAPGGLDDNERIGTLLIDDVQASDYVSYECIAYDEDGEQNLTSAKLSLLKPSKRKI, from the exons GGCTGCCAGATACACATGAGTTGACTGGTACTAACAACCTTCAAGTTAACCAAACTCAGAACATCTCGTGCATTTCTGCGGGCAGCTACCCGGCCCCGACCTTCCGCTGGTACATTGATACCCGAGAAGTCACTGCTGACGCCGTAACCCTCCAACCCGAGACCGATGGGCAGGGTGGGCGTGGAGAGGTCGTTAACGCAACGAGTATTCTCACTTACAGGCCTTCGCGAGGGGACCACAGGAGAACCCTTGTGTGCAGCCTGAGTCTTCGCGTCTCGCCTTCAAACCTCACTGTTTTAAATTCTTCGGTCATCCTCGACATCCAGT ATCCAGCGATAATCTTTAGACCTAAAGCATCGACGAACTGGACCGGTGAGAGTTGTACTGCCTCCCTGTCGTGCTCATCCGACGCCAACCCACCAGTTAATCACTTCCGCTGGGTCAAGGTTGGGGCAGAACGCATCTCCAACTCAAGTCGAACTCTTCACGTCATTCATGCTCCTGGAGGATTGGATGACAACGAGAGAATCGGAACACTTCTCATCGATGACGTCCAGGCCTCCGACTACGTCTCGTATGAGTGCATAGCCTATGACGAGGACGGGGAGCAAAATTTGACGAGTGCAAAGCTATCTCTTCTGAAACCCAGTAAAcgcaaaatataa
- the LOC140240602 gene encoding cell adhesion molecule 3-like, with product MSGPALFRIRDLARWLPDTHELTGADNLQVNLSQEISCTSAGSFPVPTFRWYIDTREVTADAVTISSETDVEGDRGEVVNATSILTYSPSREDHGRSLVCKLSLSVSPSNTTVLNSSVILDIHYPAIIFRHNASTNWNGESCTASLSCSSEANPPVNHFRWVKVGAERVFNSSQTPHFIHAPDGGLDDNERIGALLIEDVQASDYGLYQCIAYDEDGERNLTSATLSLLKPSKGKM from the exons atgtcgggaccggcgctcttccggataagggatttggccagAT GGCTGCCAGATACACATGAGTTGACTGGTGCTGACAACCTCCAAGTTAACCTATCTCAGGAGATCTCCTGCACTTCCGCGGGCAGCTTTCCGGTCCCCACCTTCCGCTGGTACATTGATACCCGAGAAGTCACTGCTGACGCCGTAACCATATCATCCGAGACCGATGTGGAGGGTGACCGTGGAGAGGTCGTCAACGCAACGAGTATTCTTACTTACAGCCCATCTCGAGAGGACCACGGGAGAAGTTTGGTTTGCAAACTGAGTCTTTCCGTCTCGCCTTCCAACACGACTGTTTTAAATTCTTCGGTCATCCTCGACATCCACT ATCCAGCGATAATCTTTAGACATAATGCTTCGACAAACTGGAACGGTGAGAGTTGTACCGCCTCCCTGTCGTGCTCGTCTGAAGCTAACCCACCAGTTAATCACTTCCGCTGGGTCAAGGTTGGAGCAGAACGCGTCTTCAACTCAAGTCAGACTCCTCACTTCATTCATGCTCCTGATGGAGGATTGGATGACAACGAGAGAATAGGAGCACTTCTCATCGAAGACGTCCAAGCCTCCGACTACGGCCTGTATCAGTGCATAGCCTATGACGAGGACGGAGAGCGAAATTTGACGAGTGCAACACTATCTCTTCTTAAACCCAGTAAGGGCAAGATGTAA